The genomic interval CATGCGCCAGCAGCAGCTCGTCTTGCCCCGGCAACGCATCGAACGACAGCCCCACCGGCAATGCCCCGGCGGCCGCCACCGGCACGCTGATGCTCGGCGCCGCCAGGTTGCTGGCCGGGTCGGTGTTGCGCACGAACCGCTCGAAATGGCCTTCGTCCGCGCAGTCGCCCAGCAGCGGCGCACTGCTCGCCACCGTCGGGTAGGCGATCAGGTCCAGCCGCTGCCCGGCGAACAGCGCACGGTATTCCTGCTCCAGCCGCACCTTGCCCATCAGCGCCTGCACGTAGTCGGTGTAGGAGATCGCCGGGCTTTCCAGTTGGGCGGTGAGGGTCCTGCGGATGGCCGGGTCGGCGATCTGCGCGAGGATGTCGAGAAAATCCCCGCCGCGCCCTTCCTTCATCAGGAAACGCGGGAAGTCGATGAAGAACTCATAGATCGGCAACGGAAACTGGATGCACTCGTTGATCTCGCCGAGGGCCGCGTCGTTGACCGGCACGATCTCCACGCCCCGGTCGGCCAGCGCGTTGATCGCGCGCCGGCCGTCGCGGCGCACGTTGTCGTCCAGGTCCGACCAGAAGAAGCGTTCCGGCAGGCCGATGCGCAGCGGTCGGTTTTCCGGCTGAGGGGCGGGGCCGCGGCCGGTCAGGTGGTGGTGGACGAACTGGCAGTCTTCCACGGTGCGGGTCAGCAGGCCGGGGGTGTCCTTGGTCTGCGAGACCGGCACGATGCCGTCCGCCGGGTAGGCGCCGGTGGTGGGCCGCAGGCCGACGATCCCGCAGAAGGCCGCCGGGATGCGCACCGAACCGCCGGTGTCGGTGCCCACCGCGCACGGCACCAGCCCGGCGGCCACGGCGGCGGCGCAACCGCCGCTGCTGCCGCCGGCGCTGCGGCGCTCGTCGGCCGGGTTGGCCACCGCGCCGTGGGCGTGGTTGGCCGAGGTCACGCCGAACGACAGTTCGTGCATGTTGTTCTTGCCCACGACCTGCGCCCCCAACCGGCGCAGGTCCGCCACGATGCCCGCGTCCGCCTGCGGCACATAGCCGGCCAGGCCCGGCGTGCCGGCGGTGGTCGGCAGGCCGCGGACATTGATGTTGTCCTTGAAGGACACCGGCAGCCCGTAGAGCGGTGCGTCGCGGTTCGCCTGCGGCGACGCCGGGTCGAAGGAGATGAAACTGTTCAGGTGCTGCGCGCCCTGGTGCCGTTCGCGCAGGTCTTGCCGCCAGGCGTCGGGGCAGAGATCGCCAGCGCGGAAACCGGCGACGAGTTGTTCAATGGATAAGCGACTGTTCATGGAAAGTCTCGGCGAAAGGGAGAGGGGCCCGGTCAGCAGTAGCGGTACTGCGGCACTAGGCCGTCCAGGGGGTTGCCGTCGATCAGGTCGCCGCCCAGGCTGCTGATCACCGCGCAGGCGGTGTTCAAGGCGGTCTGGATCGAGCCTTCGGCCCAGCCCCCGGTGAACGAGGCGCCGCAGCCGGCCAGGTACAGGCCGGTGTCTTGGCCGGCGTCGAGGGCGGTGCGGAACTGATAGAACAGGCGCTCGGAATAGATGTCGTCGCCGGGGAAGTTCAGCTTGAACGCGCCCAGGGCGTGCTTGTCGGTCAGCCAGTCGTATTCGAGCACGTAGCGCCCGTAGTCGCCGTTGAGCGGCACCAGATGGCGGGCGAATTCCGGCGCGCTCATCGCCAGTTCGTCCACCAGGCGCAGGCAGCGCTGCACCTTGTCGGTCATCGAGACCATCTTGTGCGAGTCGTCCTCCCACGTGTAGCTGATCAGCACCACGCCCCAGGAATCCGGGTCCTGCGGGGCGTAGTCCAGGCAGTACACGCCCTTGACCAGGGTGTCGGTCTGGATGTTGTGCGCCAGGCCGTGCTTGAGCCAGAACTTGTCCTTGGTGAGGATGAACAGTTTCGAGGAGCCGACCATGTGGGTTTCGTTGATCGCCCGGGCCACGTCGCGGTTCACGAACGTCTGGTCCTGGGTGAGCTTGAGGTTGACCTGCAGGGCGCGGGTCGTGGCGGTGGTGATCACCCGGTCGCAGGCGTAGGTCTCGCCGTTGCTGCCGGCCAGCAGGATCTGGCCGTCCGCGTCCTTGTCGATCGATTCGATGCGGGTGCGGCAGATCATGTCGCGCAGTTGCATGCCGTTGAACGAGGTGTCGGCGATCAGTTCCGCCAGGGTCGAGATGCCGTTGGGCACCAGGCGCTGGTTGACCTCCAGCCCGTTGACCACCAGGCGCAGGATCTCGGTGAACGAGGCGCGGTACACCGACTGGAAGCCGCCGGAGCCGATCCCCAGGGAGCCGAACAGGTGGAAGTCCTCAGGCTTGCGCCACGCCTTGCCGCCGGGCGGGTTCTTGCCGGTGAAGATCCGCACCATCGCCGAGTAGAACGAGCTGTCGCCGAAGCAGTCCAGGTAGCGTTGCCACTCCGGCTGCACTTCGCAGTAGTTGTGCTGCTTGAGCAGTTCGGTCAGCAGCAGGGGCGGGGCCAGGCGGGTGCCGTCGTCCAGGGTCGCGCCCTCGCTCAGGAACGCGCTCCAGCCCTGGTGCACGGTGCGGAACAACGCCGGCGGCGGCTGCATCGCCGGCCAGTGGTGGGTCTCGCCGCGGTAGTGCAGTTCGGTGTCGACCACGCCCGGGTCGGGAAAGGTGTTGGTGGTGTGGATGCCGAAGCGGTTGAGGTAATGGAACAGCCCCACTTCGCTCGGCGGGAAGCGCATGGCGCCCATCTCGGCGATGAACTGCGGCTGCTCTTCGTCAAAGCACTGGGTCAGCAGGCGGCCGCCGATGTGGCTTGGTTCGGCTTCGAACAGGGTCACGCGGCGGGCGCCGGCGCGCAGCAGCTCATAGGCGGCCACCAGCCCGGTCAGGCCGGCGCCGACGATGCCGATGTGCTTGTCGGCGCTTTCGGGCGGCAGGTGGCCGATGGCCTTGTCGGCGTTGCGCAGGAACTGGCCGTAGTCGTACAGCAGGTCGACGTAGGGGAAAGACAGGCACGCGGCGCCCTGGCTGGAGTCGTTGTTCATGGGAGTCACAGGGGGAATTCTCGGTCGGTCAGATGATGAGTTGCAGGCTTTCGAGGGCGCGGGCGGGGTTGAGCAGCAAGACTTTCTTGCCCTGGATCTTCCACTGGCCGTCGAGGTGGATCAGCCGGTGCTCGACGGTGACGGGGTAGTGCCATTCCTGTTCGCCGCGGGCCTCGCAATACATCAGGTTGCTGCTGGCGGTCGCGCTGCAGGACGGCTCCTGGACGGTGATCCGCGGCCGTTGGGCGATATGCAGGCAGCGGCTTTTCGGCTGCTGGGAAAAGTTGCGGGCATTGGCCAGGCGGTTGATGCGCAGGGTGGTCAGGAAGCGGTCTTCGTACACCAGCGAGGACTCGTGCAGCGGGCTCTGCTGCTCGCGGGTCATGGGGATCCAGTAGGTGTAGTCGTCGCTCAGCAACTGCTGCCAGGCGTCGAAATCCTGTTGGTCGAGCAGGTGCATTTCGGTCTCGAGCAAGCGCTCGACGGCCCGTTCAGTTGGTTCGTGCATGGTCGTCCCGCATCAGGTTTTGCCAGTGGTCGTAGAAATTGCGCATCGCCCGTTCGCTGGTGCCGGACACCACGCGGGTCTGGTCGTGGGTCTCGCCCGGCGCGAACAGGCGGGCGACGTTGACCCACTCGTTGGCGTCGCTGCGCAGGCCTTCCGTGGCGCGTTCGTACATCTCCACGTCGTCGTGGGCGACCATCGAGCACGGTGAGTTGATCAGGTTGTTGTACTGCACGGTCCGCTCAAGCAACTGCACCGGGGCGCCCTGCAGTTCGAAGATCCACGATTCGACGATGGTGTCCGTCGCGCTGACCGGGCGGATCACCCGCAGGGTCTGGATCGGGCCCTTGACCATCAGGTTGGGGAAATAGACGGTGTTGTGCCGGGTGTCGTCGAGGATCGCCTGGGCCTGGGCTTCGCCGTAGCTCTCGACCATCAGGTCCCAGTAGCCGGGAATGCTGGTGTAGGCCTTGTGGATCGAGTTGCTGACCCCGGTGTGCCCATGGCCGTTGGGCCAGACGCGGATGCCCATGCCGGCGAAGAATTCGTAGGAACCCATGAACGGCGAGAACAGCTCCACCGCCATCGGCGCCGGACGGCTCTGGTCGCCGGTTTCCTTCCACAGGCGGATGGCTTCGCCGGCCGAGGATTCGTGGGCGATCATCGGGTGGCAGGTGTCGGTCTGGTTGTCGACCACCATCTTCCAGTTGCAGCGGTGGCGGTGCAGCAGCGGCTGGCCGACCACGCGCAGTTCGCCCTTGGGCGAGCGCATGACCATGTTGTCGAGGGTCGACAGCGACTCGCCGAAGAACTCCTCGAAACCGATGCCGGTCTCGTTCAGGCGCACGAACACGAAACCGCGGTAGTTGCGCACCGCCGCCACCTGGCGCATGCCTTTGCCGGCCGAACAGCTGCCGAGGTCGCAGTCGTCGTATTCCTTCTTCACCGGGATGCTCATCAGCTCGCCGTCGGTCTTGAACGTCCAGGCGTGGTACGGGCAGCGCATGAAGCGGCCGACGTTGCCGCGGGTTTCGGCCAGCACCTTCACGCCCTTGTGCGGGCAGCGGTTGTGCAGCACGACGATGTCGCCGTTCTTCTGGCGCACCATGGCCAGCGGCTGGGCGGCGAGGGTGGCGGTGAAGTAGTCGCCGGCCTCGGGGATCAGGCTGTCGTGGCCCAGGTAGCACCAGCTGGCGGCAAACACCCGCTGCTGTTCCTGTTCGAAAAGTCGCTGATCAAGGAACAGAGACTTGTGCACTTCTCTGCCATTGAAATAGTTGTCCAACGGGGTGTCCTCTTCAGATCGCCAGCTTCAGGCGGGGGCTCTTCGCCCGGGAGACGCAGGGATACATCCGTGCGCTGCAGGCCGCTTCTTGTTCGCTCATGATGAAATCGCGGTGATCGACGTCGCCTTCGAGCACGTCCAGCGCACAGACGCCGCACTCGCCCCGGCGGCAGTCGTAGATCGGGTCGAGGCCGGCGGCCTCCAGGGCTTCGAGCAGGGTCTGGCCGGGGCCGACCTCAAGGCTCACGCCGGACTCGGCGGCCTCGACCGTGAAGCCTTGCGCACCGTCGTCCCTGGCGACGTTGAACACTTCCAGGTGGATGCGCTCACGGGGCAGGCCGACGCTTTGGGCATGGCTCAGGATTTCGCTGAGCATCGCGGCCGGGCCGCAGACGTACAGGCGGTCCTCGGGGGTGAGGTCGGCGAGCACCTCACCGAGCGCCGGGCGCTGGCCGGACAGGTGCAGGTTCATCCGCTCCTGCAGCAGCGTGCGCAGGTCGTCGGCGTAGGCGGCGTCTTCGGCGCTGCGGGCGAAGTAATGCAGGTGCGCGGGGCGTTCGAGCGCCGTCAGGTGGCGCAGGATGCCGGTCAGCGGCGTGATGCCGATGCCGCCGGCGATGGCGATGTCCCGGCCGGCTTCGACGCTGAGCGGGTAGTCGAAGGTGTTGAACGGGCCGTCGAGCTCGACGGCGTCGTCGACCTTCAGCGAGCGGATGTAGCGGCTGCTGGGCGAGTCGTCCGAAAGGCGGACGGCAAAGGTGAAACGCCCTTCGGCGGCCTCGTTCAGCTCCACCGTCGAGTAGTGGCGCCAGTCGCCGGATTCAGGCATCCGCCATTTGAAATGGGCACCGGCATGGGCCGAGGCGGCGGGGGCCGCCGGGCCGCTGACGGTGATTTCCTTGATGGACGCCGACAGCATCCGGCAGTGGGTGACGGTGAACTTCATGCCGGAGTTTCCTGGGGCAAAGGCGTTTCGTGCAGGTACAGCCATTGGGTGCTGTGGTGGTGCACGCGCAGGATCGCCACGGAAATGCGCGAGGTCTCGCGCTGGTTCTGGCGATGGGTTTCCTTGTAGCGCAGGGCCACGGTCGCGCCTTCGCGCCAGACGGTGTGCAGGTCGCTGATGACGATCTCAAGGCCCGGACGGGCGCCGACCGCGCCCTTGAACAGCTGTTCGACCTGGGCCCGGCCGACCACGGCGGCGGAGGTGGTGACCATGCTGAAGTCTTCGGTGAAGACATCCATCAGCGGGGCGATGGCGGCTTCGCCGGTGCCGTCGGCATCGGTGAAGACACGGTGGATCAGCTCATGCACGTGATGGACGCTGTGGCGCGCTTGTTCAACCGGGTTGTTGTTCATGGCATTCCTTTGGAGGGTTCAGTTGGCTCATGTGGAACAGAGGGAACAGCCCGGCCAGCGCGGCGATCGCGAAGGTCGCGTGATAGGCCGGGGTGGAGTCGAGCTGTTTGAGCAGCAGGTTGTAGATCATCAGGAACAGGGCCGCGCCGACGCTGAAGGACATCTGCCGGTTGATGTTCCAGATCACGCTGGCCTTGTGCGTGTCGCCGCCCTTGAAGTCCATCAGCGACGTGGTCTGCGCGGTGTTGGCGCCGATGCCGCCGCCTGTGCCCATCAGGCAGTAGGCGATCACGATCACCCAGATGTCCGTCGGCGCGTCCACCAGCATCAGGGTGGCGATGCCGGCGCTGTGCAGGAGCATGCCGAGGGTGAACAGGCGCTTGGCGCCGACCCGGTTGTAGACCCGGCCGCAGACCGTCATCGCGATGAACGCGCCGGCGGCGTAGAGGATCATGAACATCCCGGTCAGGCGGGCGCTGAAGTGCAGGGTGTTCTGCAGGAAGAAGATGCTCATCAGGTTGACCCCGGTGAACACGCCGGGAATCGCGTAATAGATGAAGATCGACGTGCTGAGCTTTTTGCTGCGCAGCAGGCTCAGGTCGATGATCGCGTCGCGGGTGCGGCGGTAGTGCAGCAGGTACAGCGCGACGAACATCAGGCCTGCCGCAAGGCAAGCGACGGCGGTGGCGGCCGGGTAGTCGCCGCCGTACAGCGACATGCCCATCAGCAGGCTGCCGAGGGCGGCGCTGACCAGCAGCAGGCCGACGATGTCCGGGCGGGCCAGGCTGGTCGGTTTGGTCTCCCGGATCCAGAACCACGACAGGCCGGCGGCGATCAGCGAGAACGGGATGTTGCTGTAGAACACCCAGCGCCATGAACTGGTGTCGACGATGATGCCGCCGACGGTGGGCGAAATCGCCGGGGCGATCAGGGCCACGGCCATCACCATCGTCGAGATCCTGGCCCGCTGCTCGCCCTGGAACAGGTTGAAGGTCAGCGCCTGGCCCACCGGAATCAGCAGGCCGCCGCCGATGCCCTGGACGAAGCGCCAGATCACCAGTTCATGGAAGCTGTCGGCCAGGCCGCACATCCACACGGAACCGGTGAACACCAGCATCGAGAGGGTGAGGATCTCGCGGCTGCCGAAGCGGCCGGCCAGCCAGGTGCTGACGGGAATGATCAGGGTCAGGCCCAGAATGTAGGCGTTCGCCACCCAGGCCACGGAAGAACTGCTGACCTGCAAAGTTGCCGATATGCTCGGCAATGCCACGGCCGACATGAATATGTTTATGCAGTCAATAAAAAAGCCGATCAGAAAGATCAGCGCGATTTTGTAGCGATAGTTCATGTTGTTTCCTCTTTCCCGCAAAGCATAGGGGCGATGGACTTGGGGTGTCGATACGACTATGCTTAAAACAATGTTTGAAAGGATTGAACAGTGAACTCTACCGCCATGCATTCTCATCTTAATCGGGTTCAGACATTTCTCGCGGTGGTCGATTTCGGCTCCTACACCAAGGCCGCGAATTACCTGAGTATCAGCAAAGCCATGGCCAGCCTGCATGTCAAGGCGCTGGAAGAAGTTCTTTCGGCGACGCTGCTGATCCGCAACACGCGCAGCATATCGCTGACCGAAATAGGCCAGGACTTCTATGAAGAGTTCAAAGGCATTGTCGCGGATATCGATAATGCCTTTGACAATGTATTGAAGGGCAATAACCGGGTGTCCGGAAAGTTACGAATCAGTTCGACCAGCGAATATGGCGAGCGCTATATATTGCCGTTGATCCCCTTGTTTATAGAGCGTTATCCGGAAGTGCGCCTGAGCTATAACTTCAACTCTTCGTTGAATGATCTGGTGGCCGAGAAACTTGATCTGGTGATACGCCTCGGCAACCTGGCCGACTCGGCGTTCAAGAGCCGCAAGCTGGCGGACTACGACATCGTGCTGGTCGCCACGCCCGCGTTCCTGGAGCGTCATCCTGTGGCGCAGCCCCAGGACCTGAACGGCGTGCCGTGGATCGCCAACAGCAACCTGCAGGCGCCGACCCAGTGGCTTTTGCGCGACGCCCAGGGCATCGGCAGCGAGATCCACGGCACCAGCCATTTCGAATCCAACTCTTCCACGGCGATCCGCTCGATGACCTTGTCGTCGCTCGGCGTGTCGGTGCTGCCGGGCTGGGTGGTCGAGGACGACATCGCCAGCGGTCGCCTGGTCCGCCTGCTGCCGGATCATGCGCTGCCGTCGCAGTCGATCAACGTCGTGTTCCCCAACACCGCGCACCTGCCGCACAAGTCCCGGGCGTTCATCGATTTCCTGCTGCTGCACCTGGCCGACTGACAAGGCACAAAAAAGCCCCTGAATCCTGCGATTCAGGGGCTTTCGTTTGTGCGGTGCCCGGATCAGGCCGCTTCGGTCTTGCTGCGGTTCTGCTCGACCTTGTTCAGGTAGGCCGCCAGCTTCTGTTGTTCGTCGGCGGTGGTGAACAGGCCCAGCTTGCTGCGGCGCCACAGGATGTCCTGGGCGCTGGTGGCCCACTCTTCGCTGCACAGGTAATCGACTTCGCGGGTGTAGAGCCCGCCGCCCAGGTGCTCGCCCATGTCGGCCAGGGTTTCCACGCCTTCGAGCATGCGCCAGGTGCGGCTGCCGTAGGTGGTGGCCCAGCGTCGGGCGATCTCGGTCGGCACCCAGTCGAACTTGTCGCGGATCAGCGCGCACAGCGCTTGCGGGGTGGTCATGTCTTCGCCGCCCGGGAGGGTGGCGCCGGCGGTCCAGCTCGGGCGCATCTGGGTGAAGTACGGCATCAGTTGCGCCATCGCCGACTCGGCCAGCTTGCGGTAGGTGGTCAGCTTGCCGCCGAACACCGACAGCAGCGGCGCCTCCTCGGTGCCGCCGGACAGCGCCAGGGTGTAGTCGCGGGTCACGGCCGACGGGTTGTCGGACTCGTCGTTGCACAGCGGACGCACGCCCGAATAGGTGTGCAGGATGTCGTCGCGGCCGATCTGCTTCTTGAAGTGGGCGTTGACCACTTTGAGCAGGTAATCGGTTTCGCCGTCAGTGATCGCCACCTGCGCCGGGTCGCCGGTGTATTCGCGGTCGGTGGTGCCGATCAGGGTCAGGCCGTTGAGGTACGGGATGGTGAAGACGATGCGCTGGTCCTCGTTCTGCAGGATGTGCGCGTGATCGCCTTCGTACAGCTTCGGCACGATGATGTGGCTGCCCTGGATCAGACGGATGCCGTAAGGCGATTCCATCTTCAGGTCGTCGCGGATGAACTTGGCGACCCACGGGCCGGCGGCGTTCACCAGGGCCTTGGCGGTGATCGAGAAGAGGCTGCCGTCGGCGCGCTCCAGGTGCAGGTGCCACAGGCCCTTGGTGCGGCGCGCGCTGACGCAGCGGGTCCGGGTGTGGATGTGCGCGCCTTTCTCGCGGGCGGCCATGGCGTTGAGCACAACGAGGCGGGCGTCATCGACCCAGCAGTCGGAGTATTCGAAGCCCTTGCTGATTTCGCTTTTCAGTGCGCTGTCGGCGCCGAACTTCAGGCTCTTGGAGCCGGCGAGCTTTTCCCGCTTGCCGAGGTGGTCGTACAGGAACAGGCCGGCGCGGATCATCCAGGCCGGACGCAGGTGCGGGCGGTGCGGCAGCACGAAACGCATCGGCTTGACGATGTGCGGCGCCTTGGCCAGCAGCACTTCGCGTTCGGCCAGGGCTTCGCGCACCAGGCGGAATTCGTAATGTTCGAGGTAGCGCAGGCCGCCGTGGATCAGCTTGCTGCTGGCCGAAGAGGTGTGGCTGGCCAGGTCGTCCTTTTCGCAAAGGAACACCGAGAGGCCGCGACCCGCGGCATCCGCTGCGATCCCCACGCCATTGATCCCGCCGCCGATCACGGCGATGTCGTAGACCTCGGAAAGAGGGGGCGTAGGCAAGGTAGAAGTGGGCATCGGCGGGCCTCGGGATCTTTTAGTTTTCTGTTTGGAAATCGAACATGAATGTTCATTTGCGAAAATGGTAGCCCATAAAGACGCGCACAGCCAGTCGCCTTCGATTGAAAAAACTCATCGAAGGGCGGCTAAAAGAAAATATTCGAACATGAAATGCGCGTCAGAGCGCGGATGGGGGGCTGTGAGATCGCCATCGCGGGCAAGCCCGCTCCCACAGGGCTTTCGTCGTTCACAGAGCTGATGAACACGGCAGACACTGTGGGAGCGGGCTTGCCCGCGATGGCGTCAGTGAAGACGCCGAGCAACGAAGGGGTCAGACGACTTCCAGGCGAACCTTGTGCTGGTTCAGCAGTTGCATCAGCGCCGGCACCGGTTGCTGGTCGGTGACCAGGCAATCGATCAGGCTGATCGGGCCCAGGCGGATCATGGCGTTGCGCCCGAACTTGCTGGAGTCGGCCGCCAGGATCACCTGCCGGGCATTGGCGATGATCGCCTGGGACACCCGCACTTCCTGGTAGTCGAAGTCGAGCAGGCTGCCGTCCTCGTCGATCCCGCTGATGCCGACCAGGGCGAAGTCCACCTTGAACTGGTTGATGAAGTCGACGCTGGCCTGGCCGACCACGCCGCCGTCGCGGCGCACGTTGCCGCCGGTCAGCAGCACGTCGAAGTCATCCTTGGCGCTGAGCATCGAGGCGACGTGCAGGTTGTTGGTGATGATCTTCAGGTGGCTGTGGTTGAGCAGGGCGCGGGCGATGGATTCGGTGGTGGTGCCGATGTTGATGAACAGCGAGGCGTGATCGGGGATCTGCGCGGCGATGGCTTCGCCGATGCGTTGCTTTTCGTCGCGCATCTGGTCGGCGCGCATCGCATAGGCGGTGTTTTCGACGCTGGAATCGTAGGCGGCGCCGCCGTGGTAGCGGCGCAGCAGGTTGGCTTCGGCGAGCTGGTTGATGTCGCGGCGGATGGTCTGCGGGGTGACAACGAACAGCGTGGCCATTTCCTCGATGCTGACATAGCCGCGTTCGCGGACCAGTTCGAGGATTTGCTGCTGACGGGGAGGCAGATTCATGGGGCTTCCTTTGGGCTGCCGTGCAAAATTTGCCCATGATGCCGCAGGAATCACCTCCCGGCCAAGTTAGAACCCTATCGGGATCTCAAGCTTGGCTTATTCAGCGTCTTCGCGCTCCCAGTCGCGGGTGCGGCTGACGGCCTTTTTCCAGCCCTTGTAGAGTTTTTCCTTGGCGGCTTCGTCCAGGGTCGGCGCGAACTCGCGTTCGATCACCGCCTTGTCGCGCAGCTCGTCCAGGCTGCCCCAGAAGCCGCACGCCAGGCCCGCCAGGTAGGCGGCGCCGAGGGCGGTGGTCTCGCGCATTTTCGGGCGCTCCACCTGGGTGCCGAGGATGTCGGCCTGGAACTGCATCAGGAAGTTGTTGGCCACGGCGCCACCGTCCACGCGCAGGGCCTTGAGGCGTTCGCCGGAGTCCTGCTGCATGGCGTCGAGCACGTCGCGGGTCTGGTAGGCGATCGACTCCAGCGCGGCGCGGATGATGTGATCCACGCGCACGCCGCGGGTCAGGCCGAACAGGGCGCCGCGGGCATACGGATCCCAGTACGGCGCGCCCAGGCCGGTGAAGGCCGGCACCAGGTACACGCCGTTGCTGTCCTTGACCTTGTTGGCGAAGTATTCGGTGTCGTGGGCGTCGTTGACGATCTTCAGCTCATCGCGCAGCCACTGCACGGTGGAGCCGCCGTTGAACACCGCGCCTTCCAGGGCGTAGGCCACTTCGCCGCGGGGGCCGCAGGCGATGGTGGTGAGCATGCCGTGCTGCGATTTCACCGCTTTGTCGCCGGTGTTCATCAAAAGGAAGCAGCCGGTGCCGTAGGTGTTCTTCGCCTGGCCGGGCTCTACGCACATCTGGCCGAACAGGGCGGCCTGCTGGTCGCCGGCGATGCCGCCGATGGCGATGCCGCTCTTGGTGCGGCCGTAGATTTCCGACGAGGCCTTGACCGGCGGCAGCATCTCGCGCGGGATGTCCAGCAGCTCCAGCATCTTGGAGTCCCACTCCAGGGTGTGGATGTTGAAGAGCATGGTGCGCGAGGCGTTGGTGTAGTCGGTGACGTGAACCTTGCCGCCGGTGAATTTCCAGATCAGCCAGCTGTCGACGGTGCCGAACAGCAGTTCGCCGTTGCGCGCGCGTTCGCGGCTGCCTTCGACGTTGTCCAGGATCCACTTCAGCTTGGTGCCGGAGAAGTACGGGTCGGTGACCAGGCCCGTGGTGTCGCGGATGTATTGCTCGTGGCCGTCGCGCTTGAGCTGCTGGCAGATCTCGGTGCTGCGGCGGCACTGCCAGACGATGGCGTTGTACACCGGACGGCCGGTGTTCTTGTCCCAGACCACGGTGGTCTCGCGCTGGTTGGTGATGCCGATGGCGGCCACCTGGTCGTGGTGCAGGCCGGCCTGCGCCAGGGCTTCGACCATCACCGCGCTCTGGGTGGCGAAGATTTCCATCGGGTCGTGTTCGACCCAGCCGGCTTGCGGGTAATGCTGGGCGAATTCGCGCTGGGCGGTGCAGACCACGTTCGCGTCGCGGTCGAAGATGATCGCGCGGGAGCTGGTCGTACCCTGATCGAGGGCAATGATGTAGTTCTTGTTCTGTGTGTCGGTCATGTCGATTGCCTTGGACGATAAAAAGGGAGAGTGGGCCGGGGCGCAGGTTCGCGAAGGGCAGGAACCTGCGCCGACGGGATCAAGAGGTTCTTGGTTTGCCGTCAATGGCCGGTTCTGCATCCTTTGTAGCAGGTGTGGCGCCGGTCAGGTGGCGGGCGATGAGCCCGCGGTACCCGGCGGCGCCGAGGCAGGCACCGACGATCGGTGCGAAAACAGGAATCAGGAAATACGGAATGTCACGTCCGCCGGTGAAGGAAATTTCACCCCAGCCGGCAAAGAAAGTCATCAGCTTGGGACCGAAGTCGCGGGCCGGGTTCATCGCGAAGCCGGTCAGCGGGCCCATCGCGCTGCCGATCACGGCGATCAGCAGGCCGATCAGCAGCGGCGCCAGGGGGCCTTTCGGCAGGCCGTTGTTGTCGTCGGTCAGGGACATGATCACGCCCATCAGGATCGCGGTGATGATCACCTCGACCAGGAACGCCTGGGCGGTCGACAGCACAGGGTTCGGGAAGGTCGAGAACACGCCCGCCAGTTCCAGGCTGGCCGGGGTGCCGCGCACCATGTGGTGGGTCTGTTCGAAATCGAAGAACAGGTTGCTGTACAGC from Pseudomonas ekonensis carries:
- a CDS encoding DeoR/GlpR family transcriptional regulator, with the protein product MNLPPRQQQILELVRERGYVSIEEMATLFVVTPQTIRRDINQLAEANLLRRYHGGAAYDSSVENTAYAMRADQMRDEKQRIGEAIAAQIPDHASLFINIGTTTESIARALLNHSHLKIITNNLHVASMLSAKDDFDVLLTGGNVRRDGGVVGQASVDFINQFKVDFALVGISGIDEDGSLLDFDYQEVRVSQAIIANARQVILAADSSKFGRNAMIRLGPISLIDCLVTDQQPVPALMQLLNQHKVRLEVV
- a CDS encoding MFS transporter yields the protein MNYRYKIALIFLIGFFIDCINIFMSAVALPSISATLQVSSSSVAWVANAYILGLTLIIPVSTWLAGRFGSREILTLSMLVFTGSVWMCGLADSFHELVIWRFVQGIGGGLLIPVGQALTFNLFQGEQRARISTMVMAVALIAPAISPTVGGIIVDTSSWRWVFYSNIPFSLIAAGLSWFWIRETKPTSLARPDIVGLLLVSAALGSLLMGMSLYGGDYPAATAVACLAAGLMFVALYLLHYRRTRDAIIDLSLLRSKKLSTSIFIYYAIPGVFTGVNLMSIFFLQNTLHFSARLTGMFMILYAAGAFIAMTVCGRVYNRVGAKRLFTLGMLLHSAGIATLMLVDAPTDIWVIVIAYCLMGTGGGIGANTAQTTSLMDFKGGDTHKASVIWNINRQMSFSVGAALFLMIYNLLLKQLDSTPAYHATFAIAALAGLFPLFHMSQLNPPKECHEQQPG
- a CDS encoding LysR family transcriptional regulator, which produces MHSHLNRVQTFLAVVDFGSYTKAANYLSISKAMASLHVKALEEVLSATLLIRNTRSISLTEIGQDFYEEFKGIVADIDNAFDNVLKGNNRVSGKLRISSTSEYGERYILPLIPLFIERYPEVRLSYNFNSSLNDLVAEKLDLVIRLGNLADSAFKSRKLADYDIVLVATPAFLERHPVAQPQDLNGVPWIANSNLQAPTQWLLRDAQGIGSEIHGTSHFESNSSTAIRSMTLSSLGVSVLPGWVVEDDIASGRLVRLLPDHALPSQSINVVFPNTAHLPHKSRAFIDFLLLHLAD
- the glpK gene encoding glycerol kinase GlpK, with amino-acid sequence MTDTQNKNYIIALDQGTTSSRAIIFDRDANVVCTAQREFAQHYPQAGWVEHDPMEIFATQSAVMVEALAQAGLHHDQVAAIGITNQRETTVVWDKNTGRPVYNAIVWQCRRSTEICQQLKRDGHEQYIRDTTGLVTDPYFSGTKLKWILDNVEGSRERARNGELLFGTVDSWLIWKFTGGKVHVTDYTNASRTMLFNIHTLEWDSKMLELLDIPREMLPPVKASSEIYGRTKSGIAIGGIAGDQQAALFGQMCVEPGQAKNTYGTGCFLLMNTGDKAVKSQHGMLTTIACGPRGEVAYALEGAVFNGGSTVQWLRDELKIVNDAHDTEYFANKVKDSNGVYLVPAFTGLGAPYWDPYARGALFGLTRGVRVDHIIRAALESIAYQTRDVLDAMQQDSGERLKALRVDGGAVANNFLMQFQADILGTQVERPKMRETTALGAAYLAGLACGFWGSLDELRDKAVIEREFAPTLDEAAKEKLYKGWKKAVSRTRDWEREDAE
- the glpD gene encoding glycerol-3-phosphate dehydrogenase; protein product: MPTSTLPTPPLSEVYDIAVIGGGINGVGIAADAAGRGLSVFLCEKDDLASHTSSASSKLIHGGLRYLEHYEFRLVREALAEREVLLAKAPHIVKPMRFVLPHRPHLRPAWMIRAGLFLYDHLGKREKLAGSKSLKFGADSALKSEISKGFEYSDCWVDDARLVVLNAMAAREKGAHIHTRTRCVSARRTKGLWHLHLERADGSLFSITAKALVNAAGPWVAKFIRDDLKMESPYGIRLIQGSHIIVPKLYEGDHAHILQNEDQRIVFTIPYLNGLTLIGTTDREYTGDPAQVAITDGETDYLLKVVNAHFKKQIGRDDILHTYSGVRPLCNDESDNPSAVTRDYTLALSGGTEEAPLLSVFGGKLTTYRKLAESAMAQLMPYFTQMRPSWTAGATLPGGEDMTTPQALCALIRDKFDWVPTEIARRWATTYGSRTWRMLEGVETLADMGEHLGGGLYTREVDYLCSEEWATSAQDILWRRSKLGLFTTADEQQKLAAYLNKVEQNRSKTEAA
- a CDS encoding MIP/aquaporin family protein, translating into MTTALRQPSLSGQCLAEFLGTALLIFFGTGCVAALKVAGASFGLWEISIIWGVGVSMAIYLTAGVSGAHLNPAVSIALTLFADFDKRKLPFYILAQVAGAFCGALLVYTLYSNLFFDFEQTHHMVRGTPASLELAGVFSTFPNPVLSTAQAFLVEVIITAILMGVIMSLTDDNNGLPKGPLAPLLIGLLIAVIGSAMGPLTGFAMNPARDFGPKLMTFFAGWGEISFTGGRDIPYFLIPVFAPIVGACLGAAGYRGLIARHLTGATPATKDAEPAIDGKPRTS